The DNA region ACGAGGATCGTCGCGACGGCCCACCAGATGTAGGAACCGCCGAGCAGTTGGCGCCACCAGGCGGCGTCGGCTTCCTGGTGCTCGGGCAGCAGGTCGATCGGGGTCCAGATCATCAGGGCCAGCCCGGCCGCCGTGACCACGCCCAGGGCCGCATTGCGGTGCCGCACCGCCAGCACCGCGGTCACCACCAGCGTGGGCAGCACCCACACCCAATGGTGCGACCAGGACACCGGCGACACCACCAGGCCGAACAACGCCACGCACATCAGCGCCAACACCGATTCGGGACCGTCGGAGCCGGCGGTCAGGATCCGCCGCACGGCCCACGCCGTGAGGCCCAGGACGGCGAAGCAGGCCAGCACCCACAGGACGAACCGCAGGTTCTCGCCCAGCCCCAGCCGCGCCAGCGCGCCCGAGATGTTCTGGTTGGTGTTCAGCGTGGCGGTGCCGATGCGGTCGGTGTTGACGACGGTCGTGGTCCAGTACTCGATCGAGTCCTGCCAGGCCATCGCGAAGCCCACCAGCGTCGCGACCACGAACGAGGCCGCGGCCACCAGCAGCGCCCGGCCGTCGCGGCGCAGCACGAAATAGAGCAGGAACACCGCGGGGGTCAACTTCAGCGCGATGGCCAGCCCCAGCAACATCCCGCGCGGCCACGGGGTGCGCCGCGGCACGCAGTCGGCGAGCACCAGCGTCATCAGCACCACGTTGATCTGGCCGAAGTCAAAGTTCGATCGCAGCGGCTCCAACCACAGCACCGCCGGCGCGGTGATGGCCGCGGCCACCCACCACCGGTGCGAAGGTGCGCTCGGCAGGACGTCCAGCCGCGTCAGCACGACCATGGTGGCGACCACCAGCAGCACCAGCGTGGTGGCCGTGATCGCGATGCTGGCCGCCGGCAGCGACAACCAGGCGAACGGGCTGAAGAACACCGCCGACAGCGGCGGGTAGGTGAAGGGCAGATCGATCCCGCCGACCGTGTGGAACGTCGCGCCTTCGCTGTAGAGCGGCTGCGAATCCAGCCAGGCCCGGCCGCCCATCCGGTAGACATCGATATCGATGCGGTACGGGTTGGGCGCGAACAGCCGCCACACCGCGTAGCCGAAGGCGGCCACGGTGGCCAGTTGAAACACCCGCCAGGCGGTTTGCCGCCGTCGCTGTTTAGTCATGACCCGAACAGCGTATCTGTGTCGTACCGCCACAAGGTTTTCCCACGGCGTAAGTTCACCGCCGTGCCGCAATGGTCAGTCGACTTCCACTGGGACGTCATCACGCCGAGTCGGGTGCCATTGATGTGGTGCCTGATCGCGTTCATCGTCACGTTCTGCATCACGCGGACGATCGTGCGCTACATCCGCGCCACCGCCGACAGCGATCGGCCCAAGAAGTGGTGGCAGCCGCGCAACCTCTCGTTCGGCGGCACCGACGCCGGGGGTGACGGTGGGGGCTTCCATCTGCACCACGTCGTGATCGGCGTGATCCTGGTGCTGGTGTCGGGGATCGCGATGGTCACCCTGGCGGTCGACGGCGGGGTGGGGGCGTTCACCACGGCGGCCGTCTTCT from Mycolicibacterium sp. MU0053 includes:
- a CDS encoding glycosyltransferase 87 family protein, giving the protein MTKQRRRQTAWRVFQLATVAAFGYAVWRLFAPNPYRIDIDVYRMGGRAWLDSQPLYSEGATFHTVGGIDLPFTYPPLSAVFFSPFAWLSLPAASIAITATTLVLLVVATMVVLTRLDVLPSAPSHRWWVAAAITAPAVLWLEPLRSNFDFGQINVVLMTLVLADCVPRRTPWPRGMLLGLAIALKLTPAVFLLYFVLRRDGRALLVAAASFVVATLVGFAMAWQDSIEYWTTTVVNTDRIGTATLNTNQNISGALARLGLGENLRFVLWVLACFAVLGLTAWAVRRILTAGSDGPESVLALMCVALFGLVVSPVSWSHHWVWVLPTLVVTAVLAVRHRNAALGVVTAAGLALMIWTPIDLLPEHQEADAAWWRQLLGGSYIWWAVATILVAGLMAGRIAGPRLSPPRTAAAEPTTGRSAQALHPL